The Streptomyces pratensis genomic interval CCCCTGACCGTCGTCTTCAGTCACGGCTACTGCCTCGGCCAGGACTCCTGGCACTTCCAGCGGGCCGCGCTGCGCGGCCTGGTCCGTACGGTCCACTGGGACCAGCGCAGCCACGGCCGCTCCGAGCGGGGCAGGGCGCAGGCCGAGGGCGTGCCGGTCGGCATCGACCAGCTCGGCCGCGACCTCAAGGCGGTCCTCGACGCGGCGGCGCCGGAGGGCCCGCTGGTGCTGGTCGGGCACTCCATGGGCGGCATGACGATGATGGCGCTCGCCGACCGGTATCCGGAGCTGATCCGCGACCGGGTGGCCGCGGTCGCGTTCGTCGGGACGTCGAGCGGCAAGCTCGGCGAGGTCAATTTCGGCCTGCCGGTGGCGGGCGTGAACGCGGTGCGCCGGGTCCTGCCCGGGGTGCTGAAGGCGCTCGGCTCGCAGGCCGAGCTGGTGGAGCGCGGGCGGCGGGCGACCGCCGACCTGTTCGCGGGGCTGATCAAGCGGTACTCGTTCGGGTCGCGTGACGTGGACCCGGCGGTCGCGCGGTTCGCGGAGCGGCTCATCGAGTCGACCCCGATCGATGTGGTCGCGGAGTTCTATCCCGCCTTCACGGAGCACGACAAGAGCGGGGCGCTGCCCGCCTTCCGGGGGCTTCCGGTGCTGATCCTGGCCGGTGACAAGGATCTCGTGACGCCGAGTTCGCACAGCGAGGCCATCGCGGACGAGCTTCCGGACGCGGAGCTGGTCATCGTGCCGGACGCCGGCCATCTGGTGATGCTGGAGCACCCGGAGACGGTGACCGACCGGCTCG includes:
- a CDS encoding alpha/beta fold hydrolase; this translates as MSETSAEDVVATAAVAAAGWRRAGVAGAAIGVIAAGAAAGVAVERLTVGRGMRKKARLALDASGPYGSLRGLPGRAVADDGTELYYEVDEIEPDGGTSRAGGGPGGSTPAGSGPRRRRLFGSKDPAPLTVVFSHGYCLGQDSWHFQRAALRGLVRTVHWDQRSHGRSERGRAQAEGVPVGIDQLGRDLKAVLDAAAPEGPLVLVGHSMGGMTMMALADRYPELIRDRVAAVAFVGTSSGKLGEVNFGLPVAGVNAVRRVLPGVLKALGSQAELVERGRRATADLFAGLIKRYSFGSRDVDPAVARFAERLIESTPIDVVAEFYPAFTEHDKSGALPAFRGLPVLILAGDKDLVTPSSHSEAIADELPDAELVIVPDAGHLVMLEHPETVTDRLADLLVRIGAVPAEAR